ccacctccgcataTCCGTATGGCGTGCTCAACGGCGGCGGGCGTCGAGGCGACCGCCCTCCTGTCCCCCCGTCCCGCCACGTGTCCAGTCGCCGGGCGCCGCGTCGCCCAGTTCTGCCGGACTCGACACCGCAGCCTCAGGTACGTCGCCCTGCTTCGACAGCGTGCGTGCGCGCGCGTTTCTGTGCCCGCCCAGCGAGAGCCGGGCAGGTGTTTGCGTTGCTCGTCAGATTTACAGCGCTGGGAGTGGGAGGGATTCGTGTTGATCTGTCTGTCTAGTTTGGAGTAGTTACTAGGAAGCACAGGGGGGAGGAGCATTTGAGTGGGAAGAGTGCGAAATGCTGTGATCATGTTTGATAAATTCAAACATTGTGGGGGATCACAACTGTGAATCTTCGAACCTGTTGGAGACCAAATGTCGGCAACCTAATAACTTTGTTCTCTATGTTGGCAAAATGTCCGTCCTAACTCATGCTCTTCGATCATGATCAGATCATTGTAGACACGCTGCTACGAGTATGTCGAGCTAACCTGACTTTTGTTCGCTGGTTCTAGGGCGGCTGCGCAACGTCCCGGCCAGAAGAGCACAACCGGCGCGGACCCGCTTAATGGTGTTCAGAGCGACGAAGCAGCGGTTTCCACTGGCAAAGGACGACAAAGGGTATTGTAGCATATATACATATTACTTTACCAGTTTATTTGTTTCCAAATCCACTTGTCCGACCGCAGAGCTAGGCGACAATAGATGGGAATTCTTCTTTTTTGTTAAAAGTAATTAGGGGTCTTGGCTGCCAATGAAACACAACATACCTTACTCATATGAATTTATACCTTATCTGAACTTAGAAGATGTGAACTAGGTCCGTTACATTAATTTACTACAAAGTATTTTGTAAACCAAATAGCAGCCAGAAACGCGTGATTACAACAGAGTTAACATTTGCATCAATTTTACTCTGAAATATCCATTTTTTTTATTGTTTGCTCTTATTACTCTTGTTACTTTTAAGAGTTTCTAGGTTTGTGGTTTCCCCCACAGAACTACAGCGATGGAGATGGCATATCAAATCTTCAGCTGGAAGATCTGGTAGGAATGATACAGAACACCGAGAAAAGTAGGCAATTCCTTCCTTTTGAATATCCATACAGTTCCCTAAACTGCATCGAGTTCTAAGTATGTTCATAACAAACACTCATCTGGAATTTTATTTTGGTAGATATACTTCTTTTGAATCAAGCTCGTGTTCAGGCATTGGAACATGCTGATAAAATTCTTAAAGAAAAAGAAGCCTTGCAGAGGAAGATAAACATTTTAGAGACGAAGTTGTCAGAAGCAGATGCACAACATAAGCTTTCAGCTGAAGGGAATTCCAGTGACTCACAGCTAGTAATGGAGTTTGATGTTCTAAAGGAAGAGAATATTCTACTCAAGGAGGACATAGAATTCCTTAAAACAAAACTTATCGAGGTTGCCGAAACAGAGGAGAGTATATTCAAATTGGAGAAAGAGCGTGCTCTTTTAGATGCTTCCCTTAGGGAGCTGGAGTCTAGGTTTATAGCTGCCCAAGCAGATATGATGAAACTTGGTCCTAGGAAGTATGATGCCTGGTGGGAGAAAGTAGAAAAATTGGAAGACTTGCTTGAGACCACAGCAAACCAAGTAGAGCATGCTGCTTTGGTATTGGACCACAATCATGATCTGCAGGATAAGCTTGACAAATTAGACGAGTCACTGCAAGCAGCAAATATTTCAAAGTTCTCCTCTTATCTTGTTGATCTTTTGCAGCAAAAGGTAAAATCAGTTGAAGAACGCTTTCAAGCATGTAACCATGAAATGCATTCTCAAATTGAACTGTATGAGCACTCAATAGTCGAATTTCATGGTACTCTTAGCAAACTAATAGAGGAAAGTGAGAAAAGATCACTGGAGAATTTCACAGGAAACATGCCTTCGGAATTATGGAGCAGAATTTCCCTTTTGATTGATGGGTGGTTACTTGAAAAGAAAATATCTTACAATGATGCAAATACATTACGAGAAATGGTTCGGAAAAGGGACAGTCGTCTTCGCGAAGCGTACTTGTCTTGCAGAGATACCGAAAGCAGAGAAGTTATGGATAATTTTCTGAAGATGGCACTACCAGGAACCAGGTACTCTTTCTTCTTTGCTGAAATGAGAAAACATGTTTACAGAAAATATTTGGTATGTAATCTCTATGATTCATGCAGCTCTGGTTTGCACATTGCCCACATAGCAGCAGAGATGGCTCCTGTCGCAAAGGTGAGTTATAGTGTTAATTCAGCCTTTCATAAGTGCATTTGAAGTTTTGAATTTTATCTTTGGATAAGTCGCCACCTAGTATAACTACTATTTACAGAGCTTAGAGAGAACAATTTTTTGAAGTACAAATATTCTTGAACATAACAAAGTACAGTACTAATTTTTCCAGTTTTGCACGTAAACTTGAGCCTATCCTCATATCTTACATGTGAACAGTAAATCGCTATTTTCAAATATGGTTCTCCTCAGTTGTTCTCAGATAGGCCATGATGATCCAAGGGCTGATTCAAACCGTCGTAAACTGACACTGTTGAATGTGTGCTCTGATATGTAGCTTTTTACTGGTTGAAAAATGCTGCCTGTATGTTTTTTTTAGCTCATCAGTTATGATTCTGCAACCATGAACAGAAAATGAAGCTTGGTTATACTAAAGAGATGAAATATTGACTTAATGTTTCGACAAAGTTACAATATGCAAATAAACTGTCTAAAAAGTGCAGGTTTGTCAATTGATTATTTTCCTACAAGTTTCATTAGATCTATCTCTAACTGAATTATGAAAGTTGTTTCTTGGGATATTTGAAAGTACTGGTGCTGATACAATGACTTACTGTTTTGTAATCTTATATTTCTCCATTCTGATTAATTTGAACCATATTAGACATATGTTCTCTTGCTTATATGCATGATTGCTTAGGTTGGTGGCCTGGCGGATGTGATATCTGGCCTTGGGAAGGCACTTCAGAAAAAAGGGCATCTAGTAGAGATTATTCTTCCCAAATATGACTGCATGCAGGTTGACCAAGTTAGCAATCTTAAGGTATGTAGCAATGTTGCTTATTTATATGTCTGGTGGATCTGTTAGGGTAAGAATGCTATCATGTGATTGTGCAGGTTTTAGATGTTCTTGTGCAGTCCTACTTTGAAGGAAATATGTTCAACAACAAAATTTGGACAGGGACTGTTGAAGGTTATATACAATCAGCTCTCAGTTGTACCACTGTATCAACTTCTAGTCCGCATTGGCCTAACTAAAATTAGCATATGCAGGCCTACCTGTTTACTTTATCGAGCCAGAGCATCCGGCGAAGTTCTTTTGGAGGGCTCAGTACTACGGAGAGCATGATGACTTTAAACGTTTTTCGTACTTCAGCCGTGCGGCACTGGAATTACTTTACCAATCTGGGAAGAAAGTTGATATAATCCACTGCCATGACTGGCAAACTGCATTTGTGGTAATCGTCAAAGATCATTTGGTAGCATTGACTCATTGCCTACTGAACATTGATCTTACTTTCCTTGGCTGATTTACAAAGTTTAATGTGCTAACTTACCTTTAAAACTTTGAACTCTAGGCACCTCTTTATTGGGATGTATATGCCAATCTAGGCTTCAATTCAGCTAGAATTTGCTTCACTTGTCACAATTTTGAATATCAAGGAAGTGCTCCAGCTCGTGATTTAGCATGGTGTGGCCTTGATGTTGAGCACCTAGATAGACCAGACAGGATGCGGGACAACTCACATGGAAGAATAAATGTTGTTAAGGTATCATTTATGGCAAACTGTAGCAATAGATTTGGAACACAAACTTACTGCTGTGGTATCAATGATGCTGGTCTGGATTCATATTATTCAGGGTGCAATTGTGTATTCGAACATCGTGACAACTGTCTCACCAACATATGCACTAGAGGTTCGCTCGGAGGTAATTGTTCTTATGACCTTTTTGCATGTAAATTTCTTTGGCTATTTAGTTCCACTAGTAGCCTTCTACTTGTGAGATTCATGGGGGAGAATGGATAATTTATGAGCAAGCCACTCAAAATGGTTTATTGTTTGGAGGCAACTTTTCTGGAAGACGAAGGCTTGAAGTTGCACAGCAGGCATATTTActgttacctttgttttatcagtaGTGCCAGACATAGTGATGCCCCTCCATGGACTGGACACTGAAGAGATGCTAGATAATTATTCATAAAAGCTTGAATACATGAGAATACCCTATTTAGCTATATTGAAATGCATATCCAAATAGGCCTCTCTAGGGCAAGTTCAATGTAATAGTTTCAGTTTGCAAGTAAAAAAATCCTGTTTTTGTTGATGATGCCCTTCTCCTGCCCAGGGTGGGCGTGGACTCCAAGATACACTTAAAGTACATTCCAGGAAATTTCTTGGGATACTTAATGGAATTGACACAGATACATGGAACCCTTCCACTGATAGGTATCTCAAGGTCCAGTATAATGCTAACGATCTCCAGGGAAAGGCAGCAAACAAAGCAGCCCTGAGAAAACAGCTAAACCTGGCTTCTGCATATCCTTCACAACCGCTGGTATGATTTTCAATCCTTGTAAGACCAGGTCTCAACGCCTGGTAAACTGGATATGTAAAGGTTCACCATGTGTCACTTTTCTTCATGGAGTAGTCTGTTAGCTATATGGTCCTGTGATTTATCATTAATATTTTTGTGGCATGGCCCATCTAGTCTGAAATTGAAATGAGGTACTTCTATactatttttgatttatttttttcaGTTAGCCAGTGTCATTGTTTGATACCCTGCTGTGTACATTTCTATCCTTCCATTTGTCTGGGAAACTTGACACTGAATGTTAACTGCATAACTAAAATTTTCTCAAGCAGGTTGGTTGCATTACAAGACTAGTTCCTCAGAAGGGTGTACATCTCATCAGGCATGCAATATACAAAACGGCTGAATTGGGAGGACAGTTTGTCCTTCTGGGTTCAAGTCCAGTACCAGA
This Lolium perenne isolate Kyuss_39 chromosome 1, Kyuss_2.0, whole genome shotgun sequence DNA region includes the following protein-coding sequences:
- the LOC127325816 gene encoding probable starch synthase 4, chloroplastic/amyloplastic is translated as MACSTAAGVEATALLSPRPATCPVAGRRVAQFCRTRHRSLRAAAQRPGQKSTTGADPLNGVQSDEAAVSTGKGRQRNYSDGDGISNLQLEDLVGMIQNTEKNILLLNQARVQALEHADKILKEKEALQRKINILETKLSEADAQHKLSAEGNSSDSQLVMEFDVLKEENILLKEDIEFLKTKLIEVAETEESIFKLEKERALLDASLRELESRFIAAQADMMKLGPRKYDAWWEKVEKLEDLLETTANQVEHAALVLDHNHDLQDKLDKLDESLQAANISKFSSYLVDLLQQKVKSVEERFQACNHEMHSQIELYEHSIVEFHGTLSKLIEESEKRSLENFTGNMPSELWSRISLLIDGWLLEKKISYNDANTLREMVRKRDSRLREAYLSCRDTESREVMDNFLKMALPGTSSGLHIAHIAAEMAPVAKVGGLADVISGLGKALQKKGHLVEIILPKYDCMQVDQVSNLKVLDVLVQSYFEGNMFNNKIWTGTVEGLPVYFIEPEHPAKFFWRAQYYGEHDDFKRFSYFSRAALELLYQSGKKVDIIHCHDWQTAFVAPLYWDVYANLGFNSARICFTCHNFEYQGSAPARDLAWCGLDVEHLDRPDRMRDNSHGRINVVKGAIVYSNIVTTVSPTYALEVRSEGGRGLQDTLKVHSRKFLGILNGIDTDTWNPSTDRYLKVQYNANDLQGKAANKAALRKQLNLASAYPSQPLVGCITRLVPQKGVHLIRHAIYKTAELGGQFVLLGSSPVPDIQREFEGIAEYFQNNNNIRLLLKYDDALSHCIYAASDMFIVPSIFEPCGLTQMIAMRYGSVPIVRKTGGLNDSVFDFDDEAIPMEVRNGFTFVKADEQGLSGAMERAFNCYTRKPEVWKQLVQKDMRIDFSWDTSASQYEDIYQKAAARARAAA